From Paenibacillus polymyxa, the proteins below share one genomic window:
- the ruvA gene encoding Holliday junction branch migration protein RuvA, producing MIDFLRGSVAHLENEYVVLDVQGVGYRVFCPNPYAFAKTEGPVVIYTHHHVREDAILLFGFATREEQQLFRKLIDVSGIGPRVALGILGGGTPAHVVTAIYQENITFLTKLPGIGKKTAQRMILDLKDKLDGIGTLGMATGLFAEPVVEEGQGSYWSEAREALKALGYTDAELDKVWSKMKKDAKPDDSADILMKRALQLLFAG from the coding sequence ATGATAGATTTCTTGCGTGGTTCTGTAGCTCACTTGGAAAATGAATATGTCGTTTTGGATGTGCAGGGTGTAGGGTATCGGGTATTTTGTCCCAATCCTTACGCGTTCGCCAAAACGGAAGGACCGGTGGTTATTTACACTCATCATCATGTAAGGGAAGATGCTATTTTACTGTTTGGGTTTGCAACCCGTGAGGAGCAGCAATTATTCCGTAAACTGATCGATGTATCTGGTATTGGACCGCGTGTGGCACTTGGGATTTTGGGAGGCGGTACGCCTGCTCATGTGGTGACGGCGATTTATCAGGAGAATATCACATTTCTCACCAAATTACCGGGAATTGGTAAAAAGACGGCACAACGTATGATTCTAGATTTGAAAGACAAGCTGGACGGTATTGGGACGTTGGGAATGGCTACCGGATTGTTTGCGGAGCCTGTTGTAGAAGAAGGTCAAGGTTCGTATTGGAGTGAGGCGCGTGAAGCGCTTAAGGCGCTCGGTTACACGGATGCTGAGCTAGATAAGGTATGGAGCAAAATGAAGAAAGATGCGAAACCTGATGATTCAGCGGATATTTTGATGAAACGGGCTTTGCAACTGTTGTTTGCCGGATAG
- the ruvB gene encoding Holliday junction branch migration DNA helicase RuvB yields the protein MDDRIISANLMMEDQTAELSLRPRYLNEYIGQNQVKENLKVYIEAAKMRKEALDHVLLYGPPGLGKTTLANIIANELGVNLRTTSGPAIERPGDLAALLTNLQEGDVLFIDEIHRLHRTVEEVMYPAMEDFALDIMIGKGPSARSVRLDLPPFTLIGATTRAGLLSAPLRDRFGVISRLEFYTTDELAYIVSRNADIMEIEIVGDAAEEIALRSRGTPRIANRLLKRVRDFAQVAGDGIIHSELAAEALRRLQIDPLGLDEIDHKMLKAMIHSFRGGPVGLDTIAATIGEESQTIEDVYEPYLLQIGLLQRTPRGRTVTPAAYAHLGIPMPTDPR from the coding sequence ATGGATGACCGGATTATTTCCGCCAATTTGATGATGGAAGACCAGACGGCGGAGTTAAGCCTTCGCCCCCGTTATCTAAATGAATATATCGGGCAAAATCAGGTTAAGGAAAATCTGAAAGTATATATTGAAGCAGCCAAGATGCGTAAAGAAGCATTGGACCATGTATTATTGTACGGACCGCCTGGATTGGGTAAAACCACGCTGGCTAACATTATCGCCAATGAGTTGGGGGTTAATTTACGTACGACTTCAGGCCCTGCAATTGAAAGACCAGGAGATTTGGCAGCATTGCTGACCAACCTGCAAGAGGGGGATGTTTTGTTCATTGATGAAATTCATCGCCTTCATCGTACAGTGGAAGAAGTGATGTATCCGGCGATGGAAGATTTTGCGTTGGACATTATGATTGGCAAAGGTCCGAGTGCACGTTCGGTGCGTTTGGATTTGCCTCCCTTTACTCTTATAGGTGCTACTACACGGGCTGGGTTGCTCTCTGCGCCATTACGTGACCGATTTGGCGTTATTAGTCGGTTAGAGTTTTATACGACAGACGAGCTGGCTTACATCGTGTCTAGGAATGCGGATATTATGGAAATTGAGATTGTCGGGGACGCGGCGGAGGAAATTGCATTGCGTTCACGGGGAACACCGCGGATTGCCAACCGACTGTTAAAAAGGGTACGTGATTTTGCCCAAGTGGCCGGAGACGGTATTATTCATTCAGAGTTGGCTGCTGAGGCACTAAGGAGACTTCAAATAGATCCACTCGGGCTGGATGAAATTGATCATAAAATGCTTAAGGCTATGATTCATTCATTCCGGGGCGGACCTGTAGGATTGGACACCATTGCTGCGACCATTGGCGAAGAGAGCCAGACGATTGAGGATGTGTATGAGCCTTATTTGTTACAAATTGGTCTTTTACAAAGAACACCTCGGGGACGAACGGTGACTCCGGCGGCATATGCTCACCTTGGAATTCCAATGCCAACAGACCCACGGTGA